DNA from Chitinophaga pendula:
GCTGTATATGCTGGCTATTGTTATTGCGGGCAATGCGGCCTCTTTGCTATCCTGGCAGGGTAATACTGCCAGCAGCAGGAAGTAGCAACTAAATATGTATGCCCACCATTTCATAGTGTAAAATTACGGATAAAGCTTTTATACATTAAAAATAAATGTGCATCTATGTTGCGGAGTCTGGTATTATATGAGGATAAAAAAACGCGGAGCCAGTATTGCTCCGCGTTTTTTTTATTTCAGTAAGGTCTGATTAGTTTTTCAGGCCTTCGAGTTTTTTCTTAACCGCTTCTACTTTATCGTTTTGGCTCTTGATGGCGTAGATCTTCTGCAGCGCGTACAGACAACTTTCGTAGGTCTGTCTGTCAGCAGGTTCGAGGCTGGCAGCTTTGCCGGTGAAAATCTGGTCTGCTTTTTCGAAGTAAGGGAGTGCCTGGTTCATGAGGCCTTCCACTTTTGTTTGTAGTTCTTTCGCTTTAGGAGTGCTTTGTTCTTTGCTGTTCATGTTGTTCAGTTCTTTGTTGAACACTACGGCGCGGTTGAAGTAGAGTGCGCCCAGCTGGAAGTTAGCGGTAGCGTCGGTACCATTGAGTTCGATGGCTTTTTTGTAAGCATTTTCAGCTTTGGTCATCAGCTCATCGTAGTTAGCTGGTTTAGGCATGTCCTCGCCTTTTTCGTCGCGGGGATTAGCCATGTTATCTACGCGGATAGCGTAGTCCAGTACAACGGCGCCATCATTAGGATTTTCCTGTACTTTCTTTTCCAGCATACCTAACAGTTCTGCAGTTTTACCGGTTTTGGAGTAATAGATCATCTCCATATCGTTGAAGCGTTTGTCCTTGGGGAACAGTTTTTTACCTTCTTCGATCGTTTTGAGCCATTTGTCTTTATCGCCTTTTTCTTCGTATGCCTGTGCCAGGATTACGTAGAGGGCAGGTTCTCCTTTAAACTGCAGGTCGGCAGCTTTTTGGAGGAAAGTATACGCTTCTTCTTTTTTACCAGCTTGCTGAGCGGCGTAGCCGGTGTAGAAGGTCATGGAAGTATCTGCGGGGATGTTACCGCCGAGGTTCTTACCATTGTAGAAAGCGGCGATTTCTTGTGCTTTCTGGAAGTTTACGAAGGAAGAATCCCATTTTTGTTCGTTAAGGTTTGCGTAGCCAGCGTTACCGATGGTAGCATACAGGTTGAACATGCGATTCTGCATTTCGATCACTGCTTCGGGCAGTTTAGGATTGATTTCCAGTGCTTTCTTATATGCTTCAAATGCTGCTACTGCTTCAGGAACGCTTTTATTTTTGGTAGCGAGGGCTTCCATTACTTTACCCTTTACATACCAGGTTTTAGCGTCATCTTTAGTTTTTTCATTCTGCAATGCCGCTTCGATATCTGCCTTTGCTTTGTCCAGGTCATTACTTTTGATAGCTTCATCTGCACTGTTCACTTTTGCGCGCTGGGCTGTAGCCACGAATCCGGCTCCGCAAAAGAGAAAAGATACCAGTAATTTTTTCATGCTCAAATTTTTTAGTTGCTGATTACAATAAAAAGTATGGTGTTTGATTATATCTCACCAGTTGTTTGATACGGATAATGACCTCTATACAGTCGCTGCATCTTTCACTATACAATTCAACCTTTACTTACCATTAGCGTGCACGGCCATTACGCAATAATTTTTTTACGTAATGGCCGTTGCGTCAAAGGTCTTTATTATTCAGCCTCCGGCTCGTTGTTGTCTGTTATTTCAGTATCCTGGCCGGTTGCGATATCATCGGAAGGGGTAGTGGCGTCAATATCTGTTGCCGATGTTACTTCTTCTCCTTCATCTGACTGATTTTGTTCTTCCTGTTCATCCAGTCTGGCCACGGCTGCGATCTCGTCGGTATTATCCAGTTTGATCAGTCTTACGCCTTGGGTGGCACGGCCTGCTTCACGGATATCTGCTACGGCCATACGGATGGTGATACCGGACTTACAGGTGATCATCAGGTCATTGGATTCTGTTACGTCGAGGATACCGATCAGGCTACCGGTTTTTTCGGTAACATTGATGGTTTTCACTCCTTTACCGCCTCTGTTGGTGATACGGTATTCTTCGATATTGGTACGTTTACCGAAACCTTTTTCAGAAACTACCAGTACGGTCCTGGATTCATCTTCTTTGTTAACACAAATCATACCAACGACTTCATCACTTTCGTTATCTACTTCTATCCCTCTTACACCGATGGCACCGCGACCGGTATCTCTTACTGTGTTTTCGGGGAAGCGTATAGCGCGGCCACTCTTGATGGCCATCATGATCTCGCTATTGCCGTTAGTTAATTTTGCTTCCAGGAGCTGGTCTCCTTCGTTGATGGTGATGGCATTTACACCATTCTGACGAGGGCGGGAGAATTCTTCCAACAGGGTTTTCTTGATGATACCATTTTTGGTACAAAGTACAATATAATGGTTATTGATGAATTCTTTGTCACCCAGGTCTTTAATATCGATGATAGCTCTGATCTTGTCATCTGCGGGGATGGTGATCAGGTTTTGGATGGCACGTCCTTTCCCTTGTTTTTCGCCATCTGGTATTTCGTATACTTTGAGCCAATAGCAGCGTCCTTTTTCGGTAAAGAACAGCATGGTATGGTGGGTAGAGGCAACGAACAGGTGTTCGATATAGTCTTCATCCCTGGTACGGCCACCAATAGCGCCGCGGCCACCACGTTTTTGCTGGCGATAGTCGTAGGCAGCGGTACGTTTGATATATCCCAGGTGAGAGATGGTAATTACTACATCTTCTTCTGCGATGATATCTTCGATACGCATTTCGCTGGCCAGGTATTGAATTTCGGTTTTACGTTCATCACCGAATTTTTTCTTTACTTCTTCCAGTTCGTCTTTGATGATCTTCATCCGGAGGCTTTCGTCAGCCAATACATCTTTCAGGTGGCTGATCAATTTCATGATCTCATCGTATTCTTCGCGGATTTTGTCTCTTTCCATACCTGTCAGTCTTTGCAGACGTAATTCCAGGATGGCTTTGGACTGTATTTCCGTGAGTTCGAAGCGGGACATCAGGCCTTCTTTGGCTTCTTCCGGTGTTTTGGAGGAGCGTATGAGGTTGATCACTTCGTCGAGGTGATCCAATGCGATCAGGTAACCGGCCAGGATATGTGCTTTTTCTTCGGCTTTGCGCAGTTCGTAGCGGGTTCTGCGTACGACTACTTCATGGCGGAAGTCTACAAATTCGCTTAGCAGTTCTTTAAGGTTCAGTACACGTGGGCGGCCTTTTACGAGTGCCACGTTATTGATGCCGTAAGAGGTCTGCAGTTCGGAGTATTTATATAGCTGGTTGACAACAACGCTGGCGATGGCTTCCCGTTTGAGATCTATTACCAGGCGCATCCCTTCTCTGTCGCTTTCATCGCGTACGTCGGAGATGCCTTCGATGATCTTATCGTTGACCAGCTGTGCAATTTTCTGGTGTAATACGGCTTTATTGATCTGGTAAGGCAGTTCGTAGATAATGATCTTATCTCTTCCTGCTTTGGTAGTTTCGACGTTGAGTTTACCGCGTACCACTACTCTACCGCGGCCGGTTTCAAAGCCTTGTTTTACGCCTTCGAAGCCGTAGATGATACCACCTGTGGGGAAGTCGGGTGCTTTGATGTATTTAATGAGGTCTTCTATGGAGAGCTCTCTGTTATCGATATAGGCTACGGCACCATCCACCACTTCGCTGAGGTTGTGTGGCATAATGTTGGTGGCCATCCCTACTGCGATACCGGAAGCACCGTTGAGCAGGAGGTTAGGGATACGAGTGGGCAGTACGGTAGGTTCTTCGAGGGTATCGTCAAAGTTGAGGGTAAAGTCTACTGTTTCTTTATCGATATCTTCCAGCATGGCTTCTGCGATGCGTTGGAGGCGGATCTCCGTGTAACGCATGGCTGCGGGCATGTCACCATCTACGGAACCGAAGTTACCCTGTCCATCTACCATGGGGTATCTCATAGACCAGGGTTGGGCGAGACGTACGATCGCATCATAAATAGATGAGTCTCCATGTGGGTGGTACTTACCCATTACATCACCCACGATACGCGCTGATTTCTTGTAGGGCTTGTTACTGTTGTTACCCAGTTCATTCATGCCGAACAGCACGCGTCGGTGTACGGGTTTGAGACCATCTCTCACATCCGGTAATGCACGGCCTACGATCACGGACATAGAGTAATCTATGTAAGCCGTTTTCATCTGCTCCTCAATGTTGATCTGGACAATCCTGCCTTCCTGCTGATTTTCCGTATGCTCTGTCATTTAGTTATTGGTTTACAGTTATTTCTGCTAAAAACAAATAGATGCAAATATAGCGATTTCAGCGCCAAATCCGGCACAAAAGTGACTGAATGTGAATAAATATGCTTTTGTCATATAAGGGAAAACCAACATGCAAATATGTTGTAATTTAAGTGTTTATGCTAACTTTGCCCCAGTCACATCGCTCATTCATCATAAGATAACTTTACTATATATAATAAAAAAAATATTGGCAAACTATTTGTCTTTAACCTCGTGATAATCAAAGCTTCAAAGCAGGGAAAAATAATAGGAACCAGTAAAACCGAATTTTACCTTTTTTTCGAACATTAGTAGGATAACTGCTGTTATTCCCCTGATTCATAAACCATCCTAATGACGATATATGAGAAACATTCTATTGTTTGGTGCGGGTAAATCAGCCACCTGTCTTATTGACTACCTGTTGGCGAATGCGCCCAGGCAAAAGTGGCATGTGACGATCGCGGACCACGATCTAATGTTAATAAAAGCGAAGACGGGCAAGTCTTATTACGTTACGCCGGCGGCGATCAACATGGAAGATGCTGCAGCCCGTCAGCCCCTCGTACAGGAAGCAGATCTCGTCATCTCTCTTTTACCGGCTCACCTTCATATATTGGTTGCGAAGGACTGTCTGCAATTTGGTAAAAACCTGCTGACGGCTTCTTACATAGATCCGGAGGTTAAGAAGTTGGAAAAAGAGATAGCAGCTGCCGGGTTACTTTTTATGTATGAGATGGGATTGGATCCGGGCATTGATCACATGTCCGCCATGAAGCTCATCCATTCTATTGAGAAGAAGGGCGGGCAGATGACCTCTTTCAAGTCTTATTGCGGTGGTTTGATCTCTCCCGAAAGCAATGACAATCCCTGGCAGTACAAGATATCCTGGAATGCCCGTAATATCGTGCTGGCCGGCAAGTCCGGCGCTACTTATAAAGAGAAAGGAAAGGTGAAGGAGCTGACCTATGAGCAGCTATTCGACCAGTCCAAGACTATCCAGATCCCGCAGTTAGGTAAGCTCGCATATTACCCTAACAGGGATTCGCTTAGTTATATGGATGTGTATAATCTACATGACATCCCGACGTTCATGCGGGCCACCCTGCGTTATCCTGATTTCTGTGAGGGATGGAGCACATTGATCAAGCTGGGGCTTACGGAAGATGATCACAAGCGAGGTACAGATAACCTGACTTATTTCAACTGGGCGAGCCAGCATTTAAATATTGATGAGCACCTCAGCCATGAAGAGAATATGGCTCAGTACCTGGGGGTCAGTAATAAGTCGAAGATCATCCGGCAGCTTAAATATCTGGGATTACTGAATGGGGATGTGATCAATCAGGGGGAGCAGACCAATGCCAATATATTACAGCATGTGATCGAACATAAGCTGGGGATGGCACCGACAGACAAGGATATGATCGTGATGATGCATGAGATCGAATTTGAGCGCAGGGGAATGGCTACTCGTTTGCATAGTTATATGATCGTTCAGGGAGAAGATAATCTACGGACGGCTATGGCGAAGACGGTGGGCTTACCATTGGGGATTATGGCGAAGATGATCTTACAGGATAAGGTAGCTTTAAAGGGGTTGCATATCCCCGTTGCTCCTGATATTTACAATCCGGTATTGAAAGAGTTGGAAGAGTTCGATATACGTTTTGAAGAAAGTTTTGAATAGATAGTTGTATTTCGTTTCTCCAACGAAATACAACTGTTTCTTTTTACTCAACCACAACCTAGCAGGCGGCATAGCTCAGCTACTCCTTCCGTTGCCGGCTTTTCAATTGCAATCAGATTTTCATAGTGGGATACTGGTGGTATCTTTTTATCGATGACATATTTAGGCACCTCTGGTCTGACATAGTCCATTAAACCGGCGGCAGGGTATACATTCATCGAAGTACCGATCAGCACGAATACATCGGCTGTCATCATTTCCACTGCAGCTTTTTCGATCATCGTCACTGGTTCTCCAAACCAAACGATATGTGGTCTTAGCTGGCCGCCATCGGCTGCCAGGTCGCCTAGCATGATATCTCCTTCTATGGGATAGTATTGTTGTTCGTTTAACACGCTCCGCATCTGGAATATTTCTCCATGCAGATGTAACACATTAGAGGAGCCTCCCCTTTCGTGCAGGTTATCGATGTTCTGGGTAACGATGCATACGTCGTATAGGGTTTCCAGTTGGGCTAGTCCTATATGGGCGGCATTGGGCTGCGCCGCCTTTACATCACGGCGGCGCATATTGTAAAAATCGAGTACCAGCTGAGGATCTTTATTCCAACCTATGGGTGAAGCCACTTCATATACATTATATCCCTCCCATAATCCATCGCTATCACGAAAGGTCCGCAAACCACTTTCTGCGCTGATACCGGCGCCGGATAGTACGATCAATTTTTTCTTTTGCATACGTTGGTCAGTTTATCTGCTCTTTGCCTTTTTTGCTGTCAGCAAGTTATAGATAAATATGGAAAAAGAAGTATTGGTACGCAGGGGATGGAATGGGGCTAGCGAAGGAGGGCAGTGGGGATATTTCCGGGAGTACTTATGGTCTCCCGGAATATGGATTATTTTTTCATACCCCCCATTTCGAGGATAGTATTAAATTCTTCCGAAGTGACGGCGCATACGGAAAGTCGTCCCTGCTTGATGAGGGAGAGGTTGGCCAATCTCTTTTCGGCTTTCATTTCTGCCAGTGTTACTGGTTTTTTGATCGCCTTCACTGGTTTCAGGTCTACTACTACCCAGTTAGGGTCGGGAGTGGTTGGGTCCTGGTAGTGCTCTTTGGCTACTTTAGCGATGCCTACTACACAAAGACCTTCGTTACTATGATAGAATAACACCTCGTCACCTTTTTTCATTTCTCTCAGGTTATTCCGGGCCTGGTAGTTACGTACGCCATCCCAGAAGGTGACGCCATCTTTCACGAATTGTTCCCAGGAGTATTTAAAAGGTTCAGACTTTACAAGCCAATAATTCATATTGATATGCTGATTACGTTTGCTGATGTTAAAATGGGTGATTTACCAGCCGCTGGCTAGTACATCGGCGATATGCATGGTTTTGATAGGATGTCCATGTTTACGGATGTACCCTTCCAGGTGCATGAGGCAGGACAGGTCGGTGCTGATCATATAATCGGCGCCGCTATCGAGGGCATTCATCACTTTTTGTTCTCCCATACCGATGGAGATCGGCTCGAATTTCACGGCGAATGTGCCACCGAATCCGCAACATACTTCGCTGTCATTCATTTCCCGCAGTTCGAGGCCTTTTACGTTGGCGAGTAGCTGGCGGGGGCCATCCTTTATCCCACATTCGCGTAATGCTCCGCAGGCATCATGATAGGTAGCGGTGCCGGGGAGGGATGCGCCTACATCTGTTACATGCAATATCTCTGTCAGAAACTCTGTGAATTCATAGAGGTTCTTACGCAGCATCTTCACTTCGTTGTGGGTGGATGAGTTATCGAACAATTTGCCGTAGTAGTTTCGTACGAAGCCGGTACAGGAGCCACTAGGTGCTACTATATAATCAAATGTGTGAAAATCTTTGGCGAACTTGGTAGCGACAGAGCGGCATTCATTCCAATAGCCCGCGTTAAAAGCGGGTTGTCCGCAGCAGGTCTGATTTGGATTATAGCTGACCGTACAACCTAATTTCTCCAGCACTTTTACCATGTTGAATCCTGTCTCAGGATAGAGTTGATCCACAAAACAAGGTATAAAAAGCTGTACGTTCATTTCCTCATATATTTTTCTTCCGGCAGCGATGCGTAGTCGGGTTGATCCGGTTGGATACCGGATAACGGGAGTGTCTTTGTTACCGGGAGCATTCTCTAATAATAAAAGCTTTTTCTTGTAGCGTAACGGTTACCGGTTGAGTTGTCTCATCATACCGATCATTTTGAGTGCAGTTACTGCTGCCTCTTCTCCTTTATGTCCATGTGCGCCACCCAGTCTTTCCTGTGCCTGTTGCATGTTATCTACCGTCAGTACACCGAATATAACAGGGATGGGTAACTGAAGGTTCAATTGCAGGATACCCTCGGTCACGGCTTTACACACATAGTCAAAATGCGGTGTTTCTCCGCGGATGACACATCCGAATGCAATAATAGCGCCAGGTTGTGTGCCTGTCCCCTGTGTTCTTTCCCAGTATTGTTTACAGGCAAATGGCAGCTCAAATGCGCCGGGTACCTGTAGTTTGGTGGTTTTGGATACGTTGTATTTAGTCAATGCGCGTTCGCAGCCGGCTATCAATTCTCCTGTTACCTCATCATTCCATTCGGTATACACCATAACAACACTGGCATCCTCCAGATTGAGAATGCCAGCATCGTTTAATAAACTTTCGTTATTAATTGACATAATTATAATTTCGATGTCGGTATCGGCAGCAAGGCGATGCTACTGCCGGCACCGGCGATTAATTCTTCACTACACCCAGGCGGGACAGGTATTTATCCATTTCCCTGCCTTCGTTTGTCTGGGGATATTTTTCTTTGATCTCTTTGTAGATAGCTACTGCATCTTCGGGTTTACCAGCTTTTTCCAATGCCATACCAGCACGGAAGAGGTATACGGGAGAGGTCAGTTCGTTATCATTATAGTGACCTGCTTTTTTGTAAAAGTCAATACCTTCATTTGTTTTGCCCAGTTCCATATATGCATCACCGATCAATCCCCATGCGGTCGGCTGTAACAGCTTATCGCTAGCGCTGAAGGATTTCAGCATATCGATGCCTTTCTGGAAATCTCCCAATTTCACGTAACAGATACCGGCGCTCAGTTTGGCGACGTTACCGGCTTTGGTGCCACCGAATTTGTCGGCTACCTGTAGGAAACCGTAGTTGTTACCATCTCCGTTGAGGGCCAGTTTAAAGGAATCCACTGCCAGATAGTTCTGTGCGTGGAAGATCATTTCCTGTGCTTTTTTCTCGTTGGGGGCTTTAACAAACCGGTTGTAGGCGAAGAAACCACCCACTACCAGTACTACTGCGAGCAGGGCGATGTTGATGGTGTTCTTATTCTTTACGTAGAAATCTTCTGCTTTATGCATGGAGCCTTCCAGATCGAAGTCCTGGCTGCTAGCAGGTGCGTTAGTGGCTTTATTTTTAATTTCTGCCATTTGAAGGTTTAATTGATAAATTTTAAATCATTGAGGTATAAGGTTTTTTCTTATTTCCCCCTGCAAATATAAAAAAGGTTAACAATTCACGTTCATTCCGAACGGCTTGTTAACCTTTTTTATAATATCTTAGTCTACAATGAACGGATAATCTTCCTGGATATAAACATCTTTCAGCAGTTCATCATCGGAAGGCCAAGGGGACTCTTCAGCAAACTGAACACAGTCTTCCACTTCTTTCTTCACTTTTTCGTTGATGGCTTCGATCTCTTCTTCTGTCGCCCATTTGTTCTTCTGAATGGTCTTCAGCACTACGTTAATCGGATCTTGTTCTTTATATTCTTCTACCTCTTCTTTAGTACGGTATTTAGCGGGGTCACTCATCGAGTGGCCACGATAGCGGTAGGTTTTGATCTCTACGAGGGTAGGACCGTTCCCTTCTCTGCCACGTTTTACGGCTCTTTCCAGGCCTTCGGCCACTGCTTCGCAGCTCATACCATCGATAGAATCGCTGGGCATGTCGTAAGCATCCGCTAACTTATAGATATCCAATACGTTAGATGTACGCTCTACCGAGGTACCCATGGCGTATCTGTTGTTCTCACAAATAAAGATCACGGGAAGTTTCCACAGCATGGCCATGTTAAAGGTCTCGTGGAGGATACCCTGACGGGCAGCGCCATCTCCGAAGAAACAGAGTACCACATTGTCAGTGCCCTGGTATTGTTCTGCGAAAGCAAGACCTGCACCAGTACCGATCTGCGCACCTACGATACCATGACCGCCGAAGAAATTGTGTTCTTTAGAGAAAAAGTGCATGGAACCACCTTTACCTTTAGAGCAGCCAGTCGCTTTACCATACAATTCCGCCATACACTCGTTAGGAGACATGCCTTTGGCGATCGCCAGTGCGTGATCCCTGTAAGCGGTGATGAACTTATCTCCGGGTTTTGTAGCTGTCATTGCGCCTGCCGCTATTGCTTCCTGTCCGATGTACAAGTGGCAAAAACCGCGGATCTTCTGCATACCATACAATTGGCCCGCTTTCTCTTCAAAACGGCGCAGCAAGAGCATCAATTCATACCAGTACAAGTACGTTTCTTTGGTGAACTTCGTCTTCACTTCTGTTTTTGTAGCCACTGTTTCTTAATTTGTTCGCAAATATAACAGGAAAATCCTAAAAACTAAATACCTGACGTAATTTTGGGATTTAGAACTATTTCCAGGCGGCGGTTAAACATTTAATTGAAGGTATTGGCCGAGAAGGAATTAAAGATATATCTAATTAAAAATACGGATCAAGCGGGGCTTCCCTGCCCTCCCCTGCCGGTTTGGACGACTTAAACAAGAGATCATTTGCTGACAGTACGACATATATCACTGGTACAATTTAAAAATTATACACAAAGCCATTTCCGCTTTCATAAAAGGATTATAGGCATCACCGGCCGCAATGGCTCCGGCAAGACCAACCTGCTGGATGCCATCTATTACCTGTGCTTTACCCGCAGCTATTTCAACAGTGTAGAGAGCCAGAACACCCAATATGACAGCAATGGTTTCCGGATAGAAGGGCTGCTGGACAAAGAAGGACAAGCAGGAAAGATCATCTGTACCGTCAAAGATGGGAAAAAAGATATCTCCCTGAATGACGAGAGCTATGACCGTTTTTCCCGGCATATCGGGCAATATCCTGCCGTGATGATCGCCCCGGATGATGCCGAGATCATCCTCGGTGGCAGCGAAGAACGCCGTAAATGGCTCGATACCCTCCTGTCACAGTTATATCCCGGCTACCTGGATCACCTCATCCAATACCAAAAGATACTACAACAAAGGAACAGCCTGCTGAAGTCTGCCGCTACCCAATCCGGCAGCCTGGACAGTCTGCTGGAGGTATTCGACGAGCAGCTGGTACAACATGGCACCCCTATCTTCGAATGCCGGCGCGCTTTCCTACTGGATTTCATCAACCAGGTGCAATCCCGCTACGACTTCCTCGCTGGTAAACATGAAGTAGTCAACATCCGCTATGTATGCTCCTTACTGGAGCAAGACCTGGCTACCCAGCTGCGGGTCAACCGTCCGAAAGACCTGCTCTTGCAACGTACCAGCGCCGGTATCCATCGCGATGACCTACTATTCCTGCTGGATGACCATCCCATGAAAACCAACGCCTCCCAGGGTCAGCGTAAAAGCTTTCTCTTTGCCCTCAAACTGGCCCAGTTTGAAGTACTCAAAAACTTTAAACAATTCCCTCCGCTCCTGCTACTGGACGATATCTTCGAAAAACTGGATCAGGAAAGGGTCATACGGCTGATACAGCTGGTGAGCAGCGATGCCTACGGGCAGGTGTTCATCACCGATACCCATGCAGAGCGGGTACAGGCGGCTTTTGCTCATGATCCGGCATGTTTACAGTTGATTGAAATGGAGGGGTGATCAGTGTTTTATATGATGGCGTATTAATGCTACCGCTGCTTCCACCGGCATATCTGTGTTTATTTCCAGGTCGGCGCCTTCTCGGAGTAAAGGCTCTATCTCGTGCTTCAGACGCAATACACGTGCTATTTCTTCCTTTGACTGTCCATAGGCAGTACCCGACCTTGTCTGCAAACACTGCACGATGACTTCATCAGGTGCAGTGAGTAATATCACATGATCAAACTGATCCAGGAACTTTTCCATATTACTGGCTGTGCCACTTACAAACAACACATCGTTATCATTCTTTGCCAACAGATCATTTACACGTTGCTCATTCCATACTCAGTCCTTGCCTGGTTTTACCTCATTGTCAGCATACGCAGCCCCCAGCGCTGCATCTACCCCTATGGAGTATTCCGCTGTATCCAAATCGACAGCGGCATAGCTCCTTGAAGCTAATGCCGCTGTTAATGTTGCTTTTCCAGTGCCGGACATGCCGGTGAGGAGGATCTTTTTCATTACTGAGAAAGATAAATTAATTTCTTTTCTGCATATCCTGCAATAATCGGATTATTACTATTGGCTAAAGGTTTAATATAGTTAATAGCCGCTGAAATTCCGATCCGGGCAAGCGCCATGATACGATTTCCTCGCAAATTGAAATGGATTATTATAACTCAAATACTCAACCTCTATTTCTACTGCCAGATACAGCCATTCAATTGTATCAGTGCCTGCGATCATATTTAACAAGAGGCGATATCTTCGCCACTATCGACGAATAGCACTGAGGAATTATGCACTTGCTTTTCTATGACTAACTTGATCCACTTCGACGCCCAGTTCCTCATCATAATTCTTTCCGTCAAAGACAAACTGCTCGTCGGTAATTTTTCCGGAATACAAAGTGATAAGCGAGGCTAAGTTGTCTTTCATCTAACTTATTTCCCTTTCAAAAAGTCTCCGAATATATCTCCGAATTCTGATTCTAAACCCTTTGCCAAGCCCAATCCTGCATCAGCCTGTAGCAGAAAATTTCCAGATTTATCTTTTACCGTTATCAAAACATCAAGCTTATTTTCTGCTAACTCTTTCGATACCTCTATGTCAGCTCCTGAAAAACTAAACAATCCACTTACCGAACGACAACCAACAGCAACCATATATAATACTTCCTTTCGATCTGGTACAGCCAGCCTTATCACTATTTTCTGCAAGCTATCTGTATATCCCTTTATCTGAAATTTTGCACCAGCGTACGAATTCAGCAATTCATTTATTTCGTTTAATTCAGTTACAATATTCATAGGTTACCTAATTTACGTCCAATCGTTTATTTCCTTCTTATCTCCCACCTCCCATTTTCACGATACAGTTCTGCTTTACCGAATA
Protein-coding regions in this window:
- a CDS encoding tetratricopeptide repeat protein; this translates as MKKLLVSFLFCGAGFVATAQRAKVNSADEAIKSNDLDKAKADIEAALQNEKTKDDAKTWYVKGKVMEALATKNKSVPEAVAAFEAYKKALEINPKLPEAVIEMQNRMFNLYATIGNAGYANLNEQKWDSSFVNFQKAQEIAAFYNGKNLGGNIPADTSMTFYTGYAAQQAGKKEEAYTFLQKAADLQFKGEPALYVILAQAYEEKGDKDKWLKTIEEGKKLFPKDKRFNDMEMIYYSKTGKTAELLGMLEKKVQENPNDGAVVLDYAIRVDNMANPRDEKGEDMPKPANYDELMTKAENAYKKAIELNGTDATANFQLGALYFNRAVVFNKELNNMNSKEQSTPKAKELQTKVEGLMNQALPYFEKADQIFTGKAASLEPADRQTYESCLYALQKIYAIKSQNDKVEAVKKKLEGLKN
- a CDS encoding (Fe-S)-binding protein; this translates as MNVQLFIPCFVDQLYPETGFNMVKVLEKLGCTVSYNPNQTCCGQPAFNAGYWNECRSVATKFAKDFHTFDYIVAPSGSCTGFVRNYYGKLFDNSSTHNEVKMLRKNLYEFTEFLTEILHVTDVGASLPGTATYHDACGALRECGIKDGPRQLLANVKGLELREMNDSEVCCGFGGTFAVKFEPISIGMGEQKVMNALDSGADYMISTDLSCLMHLEGYIRKHGHPIKTMHIADVLASGW
- a CDS encoding saccharopine dehydrogenase C-terminal domain-containing protein; the encoded protein is MRNILLFGAGKSATCLIDYLLANAPRQKWHVTIADHDLMLIKAKTGKSYYVTPAAINMEDAAARQPLVQEADLVISLLPAHLHILVAKDCLQFGKNLLTASYIDPEVKKLEKEIAAAGLLFMYEMGLDPGIDHMSAMKLIHSIEKKGGQMTSFKSYCGGLISPESNDNPWQYKISWNARNIVLAGKSGATYKEKGKVKELTYEQLFDQSKTIQIPQLGKLAYYPNRDSLSYMDVYNLHDIPTFMRATLRYPDFCEGWSTLIKLGLTEDDHKRGTDNLTYFNWASQHLNIDEHLSHEENMAQYLGVSNKSKIIRQLKYLGLLNGDVINQGEQTNANILQHVIEHKLGMAPTDKDMIVMMHEIEFERRGMATRLHSYMIVQGEDNLRTAMAKTVGLPLGIMAKMILQDKVALKGLHIPVAPDIYNPVLKELEEFDIRFEESFE
- the gyrA gene encoding DNA gyrase subunit A; the protein is MTEHTENQQEGRIVQINIEEQMKTAYIDYSMSVIVGRALPDVRDGLKPVHRRVLFGMNELGNNSNKPYKKSARIVGDVMGKYHPHGDSSIYDAIVRLAQPWSMRYPMVDGQGNFGSVDGDMPAAMRYTEIRLQRIAEAMLEDIDKETVDFTLNFDDTLEEPTVLPTRIPNLLLNGASGIAVGMATNIMPHNLSEVVDGAVAYIDNRELSIEDLIKYIKAPDFPTGGIIYGFEGVKQGFETGRGRVVVRGKLNVETTKAGRDKIIIYELPYQINKAVLHQKIAQLVNDKIIEGISDVRDESDREGMRLVIDLKREAIASVVVNQLYKYSELQTSYGINNVALVKGRPRVLNLKELLSEFVDFRHEVVVRRTRYELRKAEEKAHILAGYLIALDHLDEVINLIRSSKTPEEAKEGLMSRFELTEIQSKAILELRLQRLTGMERDKIREEYDEIMKLISHLKDVLADESLRMKIIKDELEEVKKKFGDERKTEIQYLASEMRIEDIIAEEDVVITISHLGYIKRTAAYDYRQQKRGGRGAIGGRTRDEDYIEHLFVASTHHTMLFFTEKGRCYWLKVYEIPDGEKQGKGRAIQNLITIPADDKIRAIIDIKDLGDKEFINNHYIVLCTKNGIIKKTLLEEFSRPRQNGVNAITINEGDQLLEAKLTNGNSEIMMAIKSGRAIRFPENTVRDTGRGAIGVRGIEVDNESDEVVGMICVNKEDESRTVLVVSEKGFGKRTNIEEYRITNRGGKGVKTINVTEKTGSLIGILDVTESNDLMITCKSGITIRMAVADIREAGRATQGVRLIKLDNTDEIAAVARLDEQEEQNQSDEGEEVTSATDIDATTPSDDIATGQDTEITDNNEPEAE
- a CDS encoding Sir2 family NAD-dependent protein deacetylase gives rise to the protein MQKKKLIVLSGAGISAESGLRTFRDSDGLWEGYNVYEVASPIGWNKDPQLVLDFYNMRRRDVKAAQPNAAHIGLAQLETLYDVCIVTQNIDNLHERGGSSNVLHLHGEIFQMRSVLNEQQYYPIEGDIMLGDLAADGGQLRPHIVWFGEPVTMIEKAAVEMMTADVFVLIGTSMNVYPAAGLMDYVRPEVPKYVIDKKIPPVSHYENLIAIEKPATEGVAELCRLLGCG
- a CDS encoding EVE domain-containing protein; amino-acid sequence: MNYWLVKSEPFKYSWEQFVKDGVTFWDGVRNYQARNNLREMKKGDEVLFYHSNEGLCVVGIAKVAKEHYQDPTTPDPNWVVVDLKPVKAIKKPVTLAEMKAEKRLANLSLIKQGRLSVCAVTSEEFNTILEMGGMKK